A stretch of Acropora muricata isolate sample 2 chromosome 7, ASM3666990v1, whole genome shotgun sequence DNA encodes these proteins:
- the LOC136922317 gene encoding dyslexia-associated protein KIAA0319-like protein isoform X2 yields MVSGVCGRILGLHQTKLLCLLFLSIFLGIVNSKSNNVDLRNCLQNGREWYRATLRGGARAGNFSILRRTSSMRTCKELCCGSNSCEMALLVNGGCFAVQCRSADSCMPQKVPRGSNVEAPRIFVRDIKNFLKKQGQHSLLTSYRGDKTLIREKRHAECHHYHGHVCNNYLDKSKPLYINRSPKILEEKLRSPFSLLKSRLLVTCEKYALKAICLTTFPYCANSSEPKAVQLCKEDCEELERSVCESDFRVARQFDYLNSILPNCSGLPLKNSKEGEGCVTLELPARHSKPNSESEAAVESTKEGDEGGVTESSTDHDTVVEHHSKDDNHPMQPAPTEPLQSSQKLSSFKRSSKAPTEATKPITEETGLPVESVITEYHPSNNSFLQTSLGEINASSPELNQMSSEVANEVSMDTGFDQVDGNISVKDIPLPSPSGSSSALSSAQPDAETPPYVPVSLNVSGEAEAEVDLAQSSDNTSLPVFPVNTSGAATNKTGNTVINVLTTGKSSPKLPTAEPRPSLQVSAGDNKVLTLPVNTVSLYASAWPKAKSDHPYSYHWQQISAPEGSHGYMEGQDSRRVILSQLDQTGVYQFKVKVTGANHAFGHAFINVTILPAPRVNKPPRADISPKEQSITLPTNEVVLDGSKSSDDDRIVQYKWEEVKGPLNDKNKMMSSGVDTPVLQLKSLVPGIYTFKLTVIDSDGESDSTTATVTVNDEKDYPPVARAGNDLVIVLPVNQVTLYANGSTDDKGIVSYEWSKAPSSPAVGDMQGTSSPVLKVSNMVVGDYAFVLKVTDTGGQTDSSTVTVVVQPEKNAPPVAVAGSDKDLVYPDDSTVLDASASHDDQKIVKYHWEQSSGPHLSEMIGVDEKVVTVKNLLEGNYVFKLTVTDEKGLTGTDTVAVNVKKDINKAPTANGGPDVLVYLPNRAAELDGSQSYDDHGIVEYEWSRDPKSPAAGDVINNSDRQAVLRLSNLVEGMYKFKLTVADGKGLKGSDVVLLTVREDENSIHLVELYLDVDITKFTEENKEQLIRKLAVILDVQDEDIIVEHLKEAGVGHSLIVLFYVKDKVSIARDGYEVAGILKEKIGNEEGFFEFRMLKVEAYICRNNCSGHGYCDRSTKTCVCESFWMQDIFKVHFGSKESNCDWSILYVTVIIFGIIMAIGGIVWAICFCMGRRRVRGKRRHHRYAVLDEDDDRLESMEMLPKGGQFLSTSLMLSDTDVDSDDESTVFEAKKRGMNGSLNGYIRKDT; encoded by the exons ATGGTTTCCGGCGTTTGTGGACGTATTTTGGGGCTTCACCAGACAAAacttctttgtttgttgtttttatctaTTTTTCTAG GAATTGTTAATTCGAAATCAAATAATGTCGACTTGAGGAACTGCCTGCAGAATGGCCGAGAGTGGTATCGTGCAACGCTTCGAGGTGGTGCAAGAGCGGGGAATTTCTCAATTTTGCGAAGAACTTCTAGCATGCGAACGTGCAAAGAACTTTGTTGTGGCAGTAATTCCTGCGAAATGGCGTTGCTTGTTAATGGCGGTTGTTTCGCAGTGCAATGTAGAAGTGCGGATTCTTGTATGCCGCAGAAAGTTCCAAGGGGATCAAATGTTGAAGCTCCACGTATTTTCGTCCGTGACATTA aaaattttttaaagaaacaggGACAACACAG TCTTTTGACCAGTTACAGAGGAGACAAGACACTTATTAGAGAGAAAAG ACATGCGGAGTGTCATCATTATCACGGCCATGTCTGCAACAACTACTTAGACAAAAGCAAGCCTTTATACATAAACAGGAGCCCTAAAATACTAGAGGAGAAACTGCGAAGTCCATTCAGCTTACTCAAGTCACGACTCCTTGTAACGTGTGAAAAATATGCACTCAAAGCCATTTGCCTCACAACGTTTCCTTATTGTGCCAATTCAAGTGAACCAAAAGCTGTACAACTATGCAAGGAGGACTGTGAAGAGCTAGAAAGAAGTGTTTGTGAATCCGATTTTAGGGTGGCTAGACAGTTTGATTATTTGAACAGCATATTGCCAAACTGCTCCGGTCTTCCCCTCAAGAATTCAAAAGAAGGAGAAGGTTGTGTTACATTGGAACTGCCAG cAAGACATTCTAAACCTAATTCAGAATCTGAAGCAGCTGTGGAATCCACAAAGGAGGGGGATGAAGGAGGAGTTACGGAGAGTTCAACAGATCATGATACAGTGGTTGAGCATCACAGTAAGGACGACAATCATCCAATGCAACCAGCACCAACTGAGCCTTTGCAGTCATCACAGAAGTTATCATCTTTCAAGCGAAGCTCAAAAGCTCCAACTGAAGCAACGAAGCCAATCACTGAGGAAACTGGGTTGCCTGTTGAGTCAGTGATCACAGAGTACCACCCCTCAAATAACAGCTTTCTTCAGACCTCATTGGGGGAAATTAATGCATCTTCTCCTGAGTTGAACCAGATGTCATCTGAAGTTGCTAATGAAGTTAGCATGGATACAGGTTTCGACCAAGTTGATGGAAATATTTCTGTTAAG GATATTCCACTTCCATCGCCATCAGGTTCCTCCTCAGCTTTATCATCAGCACAACCTGATGCTGAAACTCCACCCTATGTTCCTGTCTCTCTAAATGTCTCTGGTGAAGCAGAAGCTGAAGTCGACCTGGCACAAAGCAGTGATAACACATCTTTGCCTGTGTTCCCTGTCAATACGTCAG GTGCTGCCACAAATAAAACTGGAAATACTGTAATCAATg tGTTGACAACTGGAAAATCATCACCAAAGCTTCCAACTGCTG AACCACGACCTTCACTTCAAGTTTCTGCTGGGGACAACAAAGTTTTGACGTTGCCTGTGAACACTGTGAGCTTATACGCTAGTGCCTGGCCCAAGGCAAAATCAG ACCATCCATACTCTTACCACTGGCAACAGATCTCAGCACCTGAAGGTAGCCATGGTTACATGGAAGGGCAGGATTCCAGGAGGGTGATACTGAGTCAG CTTGACCAGACTGGTGTCTATCAGTTCAAAGTGAAAGTAACAGGAGCAAACCATGCATTTGGACATGCATTTATCAATGTCACTATTCTACCAG ctCCTCGCGTTAACAAGCCACCGCGGGCGGACATCTCTCCAAAAGAACAGTCTATTACCCTGCCTACAAATGAAGTTGTTCTGGATGGATCAA AAAGTTCAGATGACGACAGGATTGTTCAGTACAAATGGGAGGAAGTTAAAGGTCCGctaaatgacaaaaacaagatgATGAGCTCCGGGGTTGATACGCCAGTGTTACAACTCAAGTCACTTGTGCCAGGAATATACACTTTCAA GCTGACTGTTATTGACTCAGATGGTGAATCGGATTCAACGACTGCAACCGTGACAGTTAACGATG AAAAAGATTACCCTCCTGTGGCCCGTGCTGGGAATGACTTGGTGATTGTGCTCCCTGTGAACCAAGTCACGCTATATGCCAATGGAAGCACTGATGATaag GGCATAGTCAGTTACGAATGGAGCAAGGCGCCTTCTAGTCCTGCAGTGGGAGACATGCAG GGTACAAGCTCTCCAGTTCTAAAAGTATCTAACATGGTTGTTGGTGACTATGCATTCGTGCTTAAAGTAACAGACACTGGTGGACAGACAGACAGCTCTACCGTGACAGTTGTTGTCCAACCAGAGAAGAATGCCCCGCCTGTGGCGGTAGCGGGCTCTGATAAG GACCTCGTTTATCCCGACGACTCTACGGTTCTTGATGCCTCTGCGAGCCACGATGATCAAAAGATTGTCAAATATCACTGGGAACAGTCTAG TGGTCCACACCTTTCCGAAATGATAGGAGTCGACGAGAAAGTTGTGACGGTCAAGAATCTTCTCGAGGGAAATTACGTCTTCAAACTGACTGTGACTGACGAGAAAGGTCTCACGGGAACGGACACAGTTGCAGTCAATGTGAAAAAAG aCATTAACAAAGCTCCAACAGCCAATGGGGGTCCAGATGTTCTTGTATATCTTCCGAACAGAGCGGCCGAGTTGGATGGATCTCAATCATATGACGATCACGGCATTGTTGAATATGAGTGGTCACGTGATCCTAAGAGTCCTGCCGCAGGG GATGTGATAAATAACAGTGATCGTCAGGCTGTGCTGCGATTGTCTAACTTGGTAGAAGGAATGTACAAGTTTAAGCTCACTGTTGCGGATGGGAAGGGTCTGAAAGGAAGCGATGTAGTACTCTTAACTGTCAGGGAAG aTGAAAATAGTATCCATCTTGTTGAGTTGTACCTTGATGTGGATATCACCAAATTCACAGAGGAAAACAAG GAGCAATTAATTCGTAAACTGGCGGTGATTCTTGATGTGCAGGACGAAGATATCATTGTCGAGCATCTCAAGGAAGCCGGAGTGGGACACAG cCTCATTGTGTTGTTTTACGTGAAAGATAAAGTTTCCATAGCTAGGGATGGCTACGAGGTGGCTGGGATTCTGAAGGAAAAGATCGGAAATGAAGAAGGCTTCTTTGAATTTAGAATGTTAAAAGTTGAAGCTTACA TTTGCAGGAATAACTGTTCAGGGCATGGATATTGCGACCGTAGCACCAAGACGTGTGTCTGCGAGAGCTTCTGGATGCAGGACATCTTCAAAGTTCACTTTGGCAGCAAAGAAAGCAACTGTG ACTGGAGTATCTTGTATGTGACAGTAATAATCTTTGGTATCATCATGGCCATTGGTGGAATTGTTTGGGCGATATGTTTTTGTATGGGAAG AAGACGAGTTCGCGGAAAGAGGCGCCATCACCGCTACGCTGTTCTTGATGAAGACGACGATAGACTGGAAAGCATGGAAATGCTGCCAAAGGGCG
- the LOC136922317 gene encoding dyslexia-associated protein KIAA0319-like protein isoform X1 produces MVSGVCGRILGLHQTKLLCLLFLSIFLGIVNSKSNNVDLRNCLQNGREWYRATLRGGARAGNFSILRRTSSMRTCKELCCGSNSCEMALLVNGGCFAVQCRSADSCMPQKVPRGSNVEAPRIFVRDIKNFLKKQGQHSLLTSYRGDKTLIREKRHAECHHYHGHVCNNYLDKSKPLYINRSPKILEEKLRSPFSLLKSRLLVTCEKYALKAICLTTFPYCANSSEPKAVQLCKEDCEELERSVCESDFRVARQFDYLNSILPNCSGLPLKNSKEGEGCVTLELPARHSKPNSESEAAVESTKEGDEGGVTESSTDHDTVVEHHSKDDNHPMQPAPTEPLQSSQKLSSFKRSSKAPTEATKPITEETGLPVESVITEYHPSNNSFLQTSLGEINASSPELNQMSSEVANEVSMDTGFDQVDGNISVKDIPLPSPSGSSSALSSAQPDAETPPYVPVSLNVSGEAEAEVDLAQSSDNTSLPVFPVNTSGAATNKTGNTVINVLTTGKSSPKLPTAEPRPSLQVSAGDNKVLTLPVNTVSLYASAWPKAKSDHPYSYHWQQISAPEGSHGYMEGQDSRRVILSQLDQTGVYQFKVKVTGANHAFGHAFINVTILPAPRVNKPPRADISPKEQSITLPTNEVVLDGSKSSDDDRIVQYKWEEVKGPLNDKNKMMSSGVDTPVLQLKSLVPGIYTFKLTVIDSDGESDSTTATVTVNDEKDYPPVARAGNDLVIVLPVNQVTLYANGSTDDKGIVSYEWSKAPSSPAVGDMQGTSSPVLKVSNMVVGDYAFVLKVTDTGGQTDSSTVTVVVQPEKNAPPVAVAGSDKDLVYPDDSTVLDASASHDDQKIVKYHWEQSSGPHLSEMIGVDEKVVTVKNLLEGNYVFKLTVTDEKGLTGTDTVAVNVKKDINKAPTANGGPDVLVYLPNRAAELDGSQSYDDHGIVEYEWSRDPKSPAAGDVINNSDRQAVLRLSNLVEGMYKFKLTVADGKGLKGSDVVLLTVREDENSIHLVELYLDVDITKFTEENKEQLIRKLAVILDVQDEDIIVEHLKEAGVGHSLIVLFYVKDKVSIARDGYEVAGILKEKIGNEEGFFEFRMLKVEAYICRNNCSGHGYCDRSTKTCVCESFWMQDIFKVHFGSKESNCDWSILYVTVIIFGIIMAIGGIVWAICFCMGRLRRKKVVLNIDVPLLTEDASSAEDRRRVRGKRRHHRYAVLDEDDDRLESMEMLPKGGQFLSTSLMLSDTDVDSDDESTVFEAKKRGMNGSLNGYIRKDT; encoded by the exons ATGGTTTCCGGCGTTTGTGGACGTATTTTGGGGCTTCACCAGACAAAacttctttgtttgttgtttttatctaTTTTTCTAG GAATTGTTAATTCGAAATCAAATAATGTCGACTTGAGGAACTGCCTGCAGAATGGCCGAGAGTGGTATCGTGCAACGCTTCGAGGTGGTGCAAGAGCGGGGAATTTCTCAATTTTGCGAAGAACTTCTAGCATGCGAACGTGCAAAGAACTTTGTTGTGGCAGTAATTCCTGCGAAATGGCGTTGCTTGTTAATGGCGGTTGTTTCGCAGTGCAATGTAGAAGTGCGGATTCTTGTATGCCGCAGAAAGTTCCAAGGGGATCAAATGTTGAAGCTCCACGTATTTTCGTCCGTGACATTA aaaattttttaaagaaacaggGACAACACAG TCTTTTGACCAGTTACAGAGGAGACAAGACACTTATTAGAGAGAAAAG ACATGCGGAGTGTCATCATTATCACGGCCATGTCTGCAACAACTACTTAGACAAAAGCAAGCCTTTATACATAAACAGGAGCCCTAAAATACTAGAGGAGAAACTGCGAAGTCCATTCAGCTTACTCAAGTCACGACTCCTTGTAACGTGTGAAAAATATGCACTCAAAGCCATTTGCCTCACAACGTTTCCTTATTGTGCCAATTCAAGTGAACCAAAAGCTGTACAACTATGCAAGGAGGACTGTGAAGAGCTAGAAAGAAGTGTTTGTGAATCCGATTTTAGGGTGGCTAGACAGTTTGATTATTTGAACAGCATATTGCCAAACTGCTCCGGTCTTCCCCTCAAGAATTCAAAAGAAGGAGAAGGTTGTGTTACATTGGAACTGCCAG cAAGACATTCTAAACCTAATTCAGAATCTGAAGCAGCTGTGGAATCCACAAAGGAGGGGGATGAAGGAGGAGTTACGGAGAGTTCAACAGATCATGATACAGTGGTTGAGCATCACAGTAAGGACGACAATCATCCAATGCAACCAGCACCAACTGAGCCTTTGCAGTCATCACAGAAGTTATCATCTTTCAAGCGAAGCTCAAAAGCTCCAACTGAAGCAACGAAGCCAATCACTGAGGAAACTGGGTTGCCTGTTGAGTCAGTGATCACAGAGTACCACCCCTCAAATAACAGCTTTCTTCAGACCTCATTGGGGGAAATTAATGCATCTTCTCCTGAGTTGAACCAGATGTCATCTGAAGTTGCTAATGAAGTTAGCATGGATACAGGTTTCGACCAAGTTGATGGAAATATTTCTGTTAAG GATATTCCACTTCCATCGCCATCAGGTTCCTCCTCAGCTTTATCATCAGCACAACCTGATGCTGAAACTCCACCCTATGTTCCTGTCTCTCTAAATGTCTCTGGTGAAGCAGAAGCTGAAGTCGACCTGGCACAAAGCAGTGATAACACATCTTTGCCTGTGTTCCCTGTCAATACGTCAG GTGCTGCCACAAATAAAACTGGAAATACTGTAATCAATg tGTTGACAACTGGAAAATCATCACCAAAGCTTCCAACTGCTG AACCACGACCTTCACTTCAAGTTTCTGCTGGGGACAACAAAGTTTTGACGTTGCCTGTGAACACTGTGAGCTTATACGCTAGTGCCTGGCCCAAGGCAAAATCAG ACCATCCATACTCTTACCACTGGCAACAGATCTCAGCACCTGAAGGTAGCCATGGTTACATGGAAGGGCAGGATTCCAGGAGGGTGATACTGAGTCAG CTTGACCAGACTGGTGTCTATCAGTTCAAAGTGAAAGTAACAGGAGCAAACCATGCATTTGGACATGCATTTATCAATGTCACTATTCTACCAG ctCCTCGCGTTAACAAGCCACCGCGGGCGGACATCTCTCCAAAAGAACAGTCTATTACCCTGCCTACAAATGAAGTTGTTCTGGATGGATCAA AAAGTTCAGATGACGACAGGATTGTTCAGTACAAATGGGAGGAAGTTAAAGGTCCGctaaatgacaaaaacaagatgATGAGCTCCGGGGTTGATACGCCAGTGTTACAACTCAAGTCACTTGTGCCAGGAATATACACTTTCAA GCTGACTGTTATTGACTCAGATGGTGAATCGGATTCAACGACTGCAACCGTGACAGTTAACGATG AAAAAGATTACCCTCCTGTGGCCCGTGCTGGGAATGACTTGGTGATTGTGCTCCCTGTGAACCAAGTCACGCTATATGCCAATGGAAGCACTGATGATaag GGCATAGTCAGTTACGAATGGAGCAAGGCGCCTTCTAGTCCTGCAGTGGGAGACATGCAG GGTACAAGCTCTCCAGTTCTAAAAGTATCTAACATGGTTGTTGGTGACTATGCATTCGTGCTTAAAGTAACAGACACTGGTGGACAGACAGACAGCTCTACCGTGACAGTTGTTGTCCAACCAGAGAAGAATGCCCCGCCTGTGGCGGTAGCGGGCTCTGATAAG GACCTCGTTTATCCCGACGACTCTACGGTTCTTGATGCCTCTGCGAGCCACGATGATCAAAAGATTGTCAAATATCACTGGGAACAGTCTAG TGGTCCACACCTTTCCGAAATGATAGGAGTCGACGAGAAAGTTGTGACGGTCAAGAATCTTCTCGAGGGAAATTACGTCTTCAAACTGACTGTGACTGACGAGAAAGGTCTCACGGGAACGGACACAGTTGCAGTCAATGTGAAAAAAG aCATTAACAAAGCTCCAACAGCCAATGGGGGTCCAGATGTTCTTGTATATCTTCCGAACAGAGCGGCCGAGTTGGATGGATCTCAATCATATGACGATCACGGCATTGTTGAATATGAGTGGTCACGTGATCCTAAGAGTCCTGCCGCAGGG GATGTGATAAATAACAGTGATCGTCAGGCTGTGCTGCGATTGTCTAACTTGGTAGAAGGAATGTACAAGTTTAAGCTCACTGTTGCGGATGGGAAGGGTCTGAAAGGAAGCGATGTAGTACTCTTAACTGTCAGGGAAG aTGAAAATAGTATCCATCTTGTTGAGTTGTACCTTGATGTGGATATCACCAAATTCACAGAGGAAAACAAG GAGCAATTAATTCGTAAACTGGCGGTGATTCTTGATGTGCAGGACGAAGATATCATTGTCGAGCATCTCAAGGAAGCCGGAGTGGGACACAG cCTCATTGTGTTGTTTTACGTGAAAGATAAAGTTTCCATAGCTAGGGATGGCTACGAGGTGGCTGGGATTCTGAAGGAAAAGATCGGAAATGAAGAAGGCTTCTTTGAATTTAGAATGTTAAAAGTTGAAGCTTACA TTTGCAGGAATAACTGTTCAGGGCATGGATATTGCGACCGTAGCACCAAGACGTGTGTCTGCGAGAGCTTCTGGATGCAGGACATCTTCAAAGTTCACTTTGGCAGCAAAGAAAGCAACTGTG ACTGGAGTATCTTGTATGTGACAGTAATAATCTTTGGTATCATCATGGCCATTGGTGGAATTGTTTGGGCGATATGTTTTTGTATGGGAAG ACTTCGTCGTAAAAAGGTAGTCCTAAACATTGACGTTCCTTTGCTAACAGAAGATGCTTCTTCTGCAGAAGATAG AAGACGAGTTCGCGGAAAGAGGCGCCATCACCGCTACGCTGTTCTTGATGAAGACGACGATAGACTGGAAAGCATGGAAATGCTGCCAAAGGGCG
- the LOC136921657 gene encoding meiotic recombination protein REC114-like — protein MLCETQRVKSWPLEKYAKFIATDEAQSSQKHNQGYWKQFLPTTDASSCLQLSLLQCNIVVSEGKVIHENISLFNAKKWMQAVVKGDSMLIIYKINSNCRRFRVKFSKSNGRSAVDNCRQVIAEISPHIHVREVSTACGAETDSQAQMDVDSQLVSPESQNTQGNAATVRSTTSNSIPSSDAKGLTVSDLARKVSTSESRDFANQCIGHVGVPQDRLNLLIRLCLTDSNFPAFVEAVEKELTSLTSSENDE, from the exons ATGTTGTGTGAAACCCAACGTGTAAAATCGTGGCCTTTGGAAAAATATGCCAAGTTCATCGCAACGGATGAAGCACAGTCAAGTCAAAAACATAATCAAGGGTATTGGAAG CAATTTTTGCCGACTACAGACGCTTCAAGCTGTTTACAATTATCTCTCCTGCAATGCAATATAGTCGTAAGCGAAGGCAAGGTGATACAC GAAAATATCTCGTTGTTCAATGCCAAGAAATGGATGCAGGCTGTGGTTAAAGGAGACAGCATGCTCATAATCTACAAGATTAAC AGTAATTGTAGAAGATTCCGGGTAAAATTCAGCAAAAGCAATGGAAGATCAGCTGTTGACAACTGCCGTCAGGTCATCGCAGAGATCTCTCCTCATATCCATGTAAGAGAGGTCTCCACTGCATGTGGTGCCGAAACTGATTCACAGGCTCAAATGGATGTCGACTCTCAACTGGTTTCGCCCGAATCCCAGAATACACAAGGCAATGCAGCCACTGTACGAAGCACCACAAGCAACTCTATACCAAGCTCCGATGCAAAGGGTTTGACTGTTTCCGACTTAGCACGAAAG GTCTCGACGTCCGAGTCACGCGACTTTGCTAATCAGTGCATCGGACACGTGGGTGTACCACAGGACCGTCTTAATTTACTTATCCGATTGTGTCTCACGGATAGTAACTTCCCTGCATTTGTGGAAGCTGTTGAAAAGGAGCTCACAAGCTTGACATCGTCAGAAAATGATGAATAA